A portion of the Apus apus isolate bApuApu2 chromosome 3, bApuApu2.pri.cur, whole genome shotgun sequence genome contains these proteins:
- the TBCC gene encoding tubulin-specific chaperone C has product MEAGGAAGTGGERQVPAAFPAPPRPEAPAASPVALPERLQRREAERQQGVERQRQKKEAQVVKEEQSEFLVAALAREREAVEALLAAGALEEAAARLQGLQKMLTESVRFLAAYEVRQGQEAVARLQADLAARRQQLQPKKKFAFRALKKEAAPGSEPRPAEPAQPAAAAPAPGQGLAEGEADGPPLCGFSGAEGAELELGPAELLQRDVLLSGLRGCRVRLRGNANTLRVRDCRGCTVLCGPVSTSVLVDGCRDCLLALACQQLRTHRTRDSRFYVQVTSRAVIEDCTKVSFAPYTWSYPGIERDFESSGLDKNKNSWNVVDDFDWLATDKPSPNWSVIPEQERIGCWD; this is encoded by the coding sequence ATGGAGgccggcggcgcggcgggcaCCGGCGGGGAGCGGCAGGTCCCGGCCGCcttcccggccccgccgcggcccgaGGCGCCCGCCGCGTCCCCCGTGGCGCTGCCGGAGCGGCTGCAGCGGCGGGAAGCGGAGCGGCAGCAGGGCGTGGAGCGGCAGCGGCAGAAGAAGGAGGCGCAGGTGGTGAAGGAGGAGCAGAGCGAGTTCCTGGTGGCCGCCCTGGCCCGGGAGCGGGAGGCCGTGGAGGCGCTGCTGGCGGCGGGGGCGCTGGAGGAGGCGGCCGCCCGCCTGCAGGGCCTGCAGAAGATGCTGACCGAGAGCGTGCGGTTCCTGGCGGCCTACGAGGTGCGGCAGGGGCAGGAGGCCGTGGCGCGGCTCCAGGCGGACCTGGCCGCTCGccgccagcagctgcagcccaagaAGAAATTCGCCTTCCGGGCCCTCAAGAAAGAAGCGGCTCCGGGCAGCGAGCCGCGCCCCGCCGAGCCCGCCCAGCCTGCGGCCGCCGCGCCGGCTCCCGGCCAGGGCCTCGCCGAAGGGGAGGCGGACGGGCCGCCGCTCTGCGGGTTCAGCGGCGCCGAGGGCGcggagctggagctgggccCCGCCGAGCTGCTGCAGCGCGACGTGCTGCTCTCCGGGCTGCGCGGCTGCCGGGTGCGGCTCCGCGGCAACGCCAACACGCTGCGGGTGCGGGACTGCCGGGGCTGCACCGTGCTTTGCGGGCCCGTCTCCACCTCCGTGCTGGTGGACGGCTGCAGGGATTGCCTCCTGGCGCTGGCCTGCCAGCAGCTCCGCACCCACCGCACCCGCGACAGCCGGTTCTACGTGCAGGTGACCAGCCGAGCCGTGATCGAGGACTGCACGAAGGTCTCCTTTGCCCCTTACACCTGGAGCTACCCTGGTATCGAGAGAGATTTCGAGTCTTCTGGGCTGGATAAAAACAAGAACAGCTGGAACGTGGTGGATGACTTTGACTGGCTGGCGACTGACAAGCCTTCGCCCAACTGGAGTGTGATCCCCGAGCAGGAAAGAATCGGCTGCTGGGACTGA